In Chaetodon trifascialis isolate fChaTrf1 chromosome 2, fChaTrf1.hap1, whole genome shotgun sequence, one DNA window encodes the following:
- the naa15b gene encoding N-alpha-acetyltransferase 15, NatA auxiliary subunit b isoform X2, with amino-acid sequence MPTVTLPPKENALFKRILRCYEHKQYRNGLKFCKQILSNPKFAEHGETLAMKGLTLNCLGKKEEAYDLVRRGLRNDLRSHVCWHVYGLLQRSDKKYDEAIKCYRNALKWDKDNLQILRDLSLLQIQMRDLEGYRETRYQLLQLRPAQRASWIGYAIAYHLLEDYEMAAKIIEEFRKTQQTSPDKVDYEYSELLLYQNQVLREAGLHKEALEHLCNYEKQICDKLAVEETRGELLLNLERLDEATEVYRRLQERNPENWSYYRGLENALKPSSVEERCKIYEDAWEKFPKGLVPRRLPLTFLSGVANNESPFN; translated from the exons ATGCCGACAGTTACTTTACCGCCGAAGGAGAACGCTCTCTTCAAGAGGATTTTG CGATGTTACGAACACAAGCAGTACAGAAACGGGCTCAAGTTCTGCAAACAAATCCTGTCCAACCCCAAGTTTGCCGAGCATGGAG AGACCCTGGCGATGAAGGGCTTGACCCTGAACTGTCtggggaagaaagaggaagcCTACGATCTGGTGAGAAGAGGCCTGCGCAATGACCTCAGGAGCCATGTCT GCTGGCATGTATACGGCCTACTGCAGCGCTCGGATAAGAAGTACGATGAGGCCATCAAGTGTTACCGCAATGCTCTGAAGTGGGACAAAGACAACCTGCAGATCCTCCGAGACCTGTCCCTGCTGCAGATCCAGATGAGAGACCTGGAGGGCTACAGG GAGACACGGTACCAGCTGTTACAGCTGCGTCCGGCGCAGCGGGCCTCCTGGATCGGCTACGCCATTGCCTATCACCTCCTGGAAGACTATGAGATGGCTGCAAAGATCATCGAGGAgttcaggaaaacacagcag ACGTCTCCAGACAAAGTGGACTACGAATACAGCGAGCTGCTGCTGTACCAGAACCAGGTGCTGAGAGAAGCAGGCCTACACAAGGAGGCCCTGGAGCATCTGTGCAACTATGAGAAGCAGATCTGCGACAAGCTGGCTGTGGAGGAGACACGAG GTGAATTACTGTTGAACTTAGAGCGTCTGGACGAGGCAACAGAAGTCTATCGTCGTTTGCAGGAGAGGAATCCAGAGAACTGGTCCTATTACCGCGGCCTGGAGAACGCCCTAAAACCAA gcaGTGTAGAGGAGAGATGCAAGATCTACGAAGACGCCTGGGAGAAGTTTCCCAAAGGACTGGTTCCTCGCCGACTGCCCCTGACCTTCCTCTCTGGTGTGGCCAATAACGAGTCTCCTTTCAACTAA
- the naa15b gene encoding N-alpha-acetyltransferase 15, NatA auxiliary subunit b isoform X1, with amino-acid sequence MPTVTLPPKENALFKRILRCYEHKQYRNGLKFCKQILSNPKFAEHGETLAMKGLTLNCLGKKEEAYDLVRRGLRNDLRSHVCWHVYGLLQRSDKKYDEAIKCYRNALKWDKDNLQILRDLSLLQIQMRDLEGYRETRYQLLQLRPAQRASWIGYAIAYHLLEDYEMAAKIIEEFRKTQQTSPDKVDYEYSELLLYQNQVLREAGLHKEALEHLCNYEKQICDKLAVEETRGELLLNLERLDEATEVYRRLQERNPENWSYYRGLENALKPSSVEERCKIYEDAWEKFPKGLVPRRLPLTFLSGEKFRECLDRYLRMNFSKGCPPVFTTLKSLYNDKEKVAIIEELVVGYETSLKSCRMFNQNDDGKEEPPTTLLWVQYFLAQHYDMIGQQTLSLEYINAAIESTPTLIELFLIKAKIYKHAGNIREAAQWMDEAQALDTADRFINSKCAKYMLKAGMIKEAEEMCSKFTREGASAVENLNEMQCMWFQTECALAYKSMNKFGEALKKCHEIERHFVEITDDQFDFHTYCMRKMTLRSYVDLLKLEDVLRMHPFYYKAAMTAIQIYLSLHDNPLTDDSKELQADTANLSDKELKKLRNKQRRAQKKAQLEEEKKNAEKEKQLKNQKKKKEDDDEEIGGPKEELIPDKLVKVENPLEEAVKFLMPLKHLVKDKIDTHLLAFEIYFRKEKYLLMLQSVKRALAIDPDHPWLHQCLVRFFKGVSESKELPEVVRTVLKQEITRLFGDSNAKSFNQAYLSKHSNSVPHRLAAAKMMVYLDSSTETKAAELATALDESLDNRTIQISTEVLECLRSGILGDCKELAESYRAECHKLYPYTLAFTPPGYEENTKIANGDVSTETEELANEM; translated from the exons ATGCCGACAGTTACTTTACCGCCGAAGGAGAACGCTCTCTTCAAGAGGATTTTG CGATGTTACGAACACAAGCAGTACAGAAACGGGCTCAAGTTCTGCAAACAAATCCTGTCCAACCCCAAGTTTGCCGAGCATGGAG AGACCCTGGCGATGAAGGGCTTGACCCTGAACTGTCtggggaagaaagaggaagcCTACGATCTGGTGAGAAGAGGCCTGCGCAATGACCTCAGGAGCCATGTCT GCTGGCATGTATACGGCCTACTGCAGCGCTCGGATAAGAAGTACGATGAGGCCATCAAGTGTTACCGCAATGCTCTGAAGTGGGACAAAGACAACCTGCAGATCCTCCGAGACCTGTCCCTGCTGCAGATCCAGATGAGAGACCTGGAGGGCTACAGG GAGACACGGTACCAGCTGTTACAGCTGCGTCCGGCGCAGCGGGCCTCCTGGATCGGCTACGCCATTGCCTATCACCTCCTGGAAGACTATGAGATGGCTGCAAAGATCATCGAGGAgttcaggaaaacacagcag ACGTCTCCAGACAAAGTGGACTACGAATACAGCGAGCTGCTGCTGTACCAGAACCAGGTGCTGAGAGAAGCAGGCCTACACAAGGAGGCCCTGGAGCATCTGTGCAACTATGAGAAGCAGATCTGCGACAAGCTGGCTGTGGAGGAGACACGAG GTGAATTACTGTTGAACTTAGAGCGTCTGGACGAGGCAACAGAAGTCTATCGTCGTTTGCAGGAGAGGAATCCAGAGAACTGGTCCTATTACCGCGGCCTGGAGAACGCCCTAAAACCAA gcaGTGTAGAGGAGAGATGCAAGATCTACGAAGACGCCTGGGAGAAGTTTCCCAAAGGACTGGTTCCTCGCCGACTGCCCCTGACCTTCCTCTCTG GGGAGAAGTTCAGAGAGTGCCTGGACAGGTATCTGAGGATGAATTTCAGTAAAGGCTGTCCGCCCGTTTTCACCACCCTCAAATCACTTTACAACGACAAAGAAAAG gtgGCAATAATAGAGGAGTTGGTCGTCGGCTACGAAACCTCATTAAAAAGCTGTAGAATGTTCAACCAGAACG ATGACGGTAAGGAGGAACCACCAACCACGTTGCTCTGGGTGCAGTACTTCCTGGCACAGCACTACGACATGATTGGCCAGCAGACGCTGTCTCTAGAATACATCAACGCGGCCATCGAGAGCACGCCGACACTCATTGAACTCTTCCTTATCAAAGCCAAGATCTACAAG CATGCTGGGAACATCAGAGAGGCTGCTCAGTGGATGGATGAAGCCCAGGCTCTGGACACTGCCGACAGATTCATCAACTCCAAGTGTGCCAAGTACATGCTGAAGGCTGGCATGATCAAAGAGGCCGAGGAAATGTGCTCCAAGTTCACGCGG GAGGGAGCGTCGGCAGTGGAGAACCTCAACGAGATGCAGTGTATGTGGTTCCAGACGGAGTGTGCGCTCGCCTACAAGAGCATGAACAAGTTTGGGGAGGCTCTCAAAAAGTGCCATGAGATTGAAAGG CATTTCGTGGAGATCACAGACGACCAGTTTGATTTCCACACTTACTGCATGAGGAAGATGACGCTACGCTCCTATGTGGACCTGCTGAAGCTGGAGGATGTGCTCCGGATGCATCCCTTCTACTACAAGGCTGCCATGACGGCCATCCAGATCTACCTGAGCCTCCACGACAATCCCCTGACTGACGACAGCAAGGAGCTGCAGGCAGACACTG CTAATCTCTCGgacaaagagctgaagaagctgaGGAACAAGCAGCGAAGAGCCCAGAAGAAGGcccagctggaggaagagaagaagaacgcagaaaaagagaagcagcttaagaaccagaagaagaaaaaggaggatgatgatgaggagatTGGAGGACCTAAGGAGGAGCTCATTCCTGACAAACTGGTCAAG GTGGAAAATCCACTGGAAGAAGCCGTCAAGTTCCTGATGCCTCTCAAACACCTGGTCAAGGACAAAATagacacacaccttctggccttTGAGATCTACTTCAGGAAAG AAAAGTACCTGTTGATGCTCCAATCAGTGAAGAGAGCGTTGGCCATTGATCCGGACCACCCATGGTTACACCAGTGTCTAGTACGCTTCTTTAAAGGAG TCTCGGAGAGCAAGGAGCTGCCAGAGGTGGTCAGGACGGTGCTGAAGCAGGAGATCACCCGGCTGTTCGGGGACAGCAACGCCAAGAGCTTCAACCAGGCCTACCTCAGCAAACACTCAAACTCCGTACCACACCGACTGGCTG ctgctaAGATGATGGTGTATCTGGACTCATCGACAGAAACGAAGGCAGCAGAGCTGGCCACTGCACTAGACGAGTCACTCGACAACAGAACCATCCAG atcaGCACAGAGGTCCTGGAGTGTCTTCGGAGTGGCATCCTGGGCGACTGTAAAGAGCTTGCGGAGTCGTACCGCGCTGAGTGTCACAAGCTTTACCCCTACACGTTAGCTTTCACGCCCCCCGGATATGAGGAGAACACAAAGATCGCCAACGGAGACGTTTCCACGGAAACAGAGGAGCTAGCTAATGAGATGTGA
- the LOC139344694 gene encoding ras-related protein Rab-33B-like isoform X2: MESSLEFSNSLGSVSSLLTRCRTFKVLVIGDSGVGKTCLTHRLCAGEFLGRVEATIGVDFRVRQLDVDGEKIKLWDTAGQERFRKSMVQHYYRNVHAVLFIYDVTCPASFSGLTSWIEECRQNSVRQEIPRFLVGNKSDLRDLHRADDQVSQERAMSFAKAHGMMFFETSAKNPPNKYMSGQRGDGEVPYQQDKVEDIIVAVGAKLKRQKKSSEASSPPHSGSFKIPNKKRPEKELWVCC; encoded by the exons ATGGAGTCATCTCTGGAGTTTTCCAACTCTTTGGGCAGCGTGTCCTCACTGCTGACACGCTGCCGGACCTTTAAAGTGCTGGTGATCGGAGACTCCGGGGTGGGGAAAACCTGTCTCACACATCGACTGTGCGCCGGGGAGTTCCTCGGGAGAGTGGAGGCCACCATCGGGGTGGACTTCCGCGTGAGACAGCTGGATGTCGATGGAGAGAAAATCAAG ctgtgggacACAGCGGGACAGGAGCGTTTCAGAAAGTCCATGGTGCAACACTACTATCGTAACGTCCACGCTGTGCTCTTCATATATGATGTCACCTGCCCTGCAAGCTTCAGCGGCCTGACGTCCTGGATAGAAGAGTGCAGGCAGAACTCCGTCAGACAGGAAATCCCCAG GTTCCTGGTGGGTAATAAGAGTGACCTCCGTGACCTCCACAGGGCCGACGACCAGGTGAGCCAGGAGCGGGCGATGAGCTTCGCCAAAGCGCACGGCATGATGTTTTTTGAGACGTCCGCTAAGAACCCGCCAAACAAATACATGAGCGGTCAACGAGGTGATGGGGAGGTGCCATATCAGCAGGACAAGGTGGAGGACATCATTGTAGCTGTTGGTGCCAaactgaagagacagaagaaatcTTCAGAAGCAAGCAGCCCGCCGCACAGCGGGTCCTTTAAAATCCCAAACAAGAAGAGACCAGAGAAAGAGCTGTGGGTCTGCTGCTGA
- the LOC139344694 gene encoding ras-related protein Rab-33B-like isoform X1, with the protein MESSLEFSNSLGSVSSLLTRCRTFKVLVIGDSGVGKTCLTHRLCAGEFLGRVEATIGVDFRVRQLDVDGEKIKLQLWDTAGQERFRKSMVQHYYRNVHAVLFIYDVTCPASFSGLTSWIEECRQNSVRQEIPRFLVGNKSDLRDLHRADDQVSQERAMSFAKAHGMMFFETSAKNPPNKYMSGQRGDGEVPYQQDKVEDIIVAVGAKLKRQKKSSEASSPPHSGSFKIPNKKRPEKELWVCC; encoded by the exons ATGGAGTCATCTCTGGAGTTTTCCAACTCTTTGGGCAGCGTGTCCTCACTGCTGACACGCTGCCGGACCTTTAAAGTGCTGGTGATCGGAGACTCCGGGGTGGGGAAAACCTGTCTCACACATCGACTGTGCGCCGGGGAGTTCCTCGGGAGAGTGGAGGCCACCATCGGGGTGGACTTCCGCGTGAGACAGCTGGATGTCGATGGAGAGAAAATCAAG ctgcagctgtgggacACAGCGGGACAGGAGCGTTTCAGAAAGTCCATGGTGCAACACTACTATCGTAACGTCCACGCTGTGCTCTTCATATATGATGTCACCTGCCCTGCAAGCTTCAGCGGCCTGACGTCCTGGATAGAAGAGTGCAGGCAGAACTCCGTCAGACAGGAAATCCCCAG GTTCCTGGTGGGTAATAAGAGTGACCTCCGTGACCTCCACAGGGCCGACGACCAGGTGAGCCAGGAGCGGGCGATGAGCTTCGCCAAAGCGCACGGCATGATGTTTTTTGAGACGTCCGCTAAGAACCCGCCAAACAAATACATGAGCGGTCAACGAGGTGATGGGGAGGTGCCATATCAGCAGGACAAGGTGGAGGACATCATTGTAGCTGTTGGTGCCAaactgaagagacagaagaaatcTTCAGAAGCAAGCAGCCCGCCGCACAGCGGGTCCTTTAAAATCCCAAACAAGAAGAGACCAGAGAAAGAGCTGTGGGTCTGCTGCTGA